In Flavobacterium gelatinilyticum, a genomic segment contains:
- a CDS encoding DUF5694 domain-containing protein produces the protein MTFIKTISTFLIAFLFLTTAFGQESKHKTKILLIGTIHFENPHTDKFELKTDDFLSAKRQTELEDLTNVLSQTKATKVMIERPVENQHSSDSLYNLYVTGQYKLPVSEREQIGFRLGKKLKLNQINCVDKFYGLKHDSLMAATAKENNQLYLLKDLGVMANGMLKDYDDKLKKSSITEVLKHLNKPEELQKNLSIYLKYIAKVGAGKNFAGAQYVSDWYLRNLAIYSNIVNQVNSSDTYVILIFGQGHIPILKHLLQNNDDFEIVELNSVLK, from the coding sequence ATGACTTTCATTAAAACAATTTCTACATTTTTAATTGCGTTTTTATTTTTAACAACAGCTTTTGGGCAAGAATCTAAACATAAAACTAAAATCTTATTAATTGGGACAATTCATTTTGAAAACCCGCATACAGATAAGTTTGAATTAAAAACAGACGATTTTCTTAGTGCTAAACGACAAACAGAATTAGAAGACTTAACGAATGTTCTGTCTCAAACAAAAGCGACTAAAGTGATGATTGAAAGACCAGTCGAAAATCAACATTCCAGTGACAGTTTGTATAATTTATATGTAACAGGCCAGTATAAACTTCCAGTTTCAGAAAGAGAACAAATTGGCTTTAGGTTAGGTAAAAAATTAAAATTGAATCAAATAAATTGTGTAGATAAATTCTATGGCTTAAAGCATGACAGCTTAATGGCGGCAACTGCAAAAGAAAACAATCAACTTTATCTGCTAAAAGATCTAGGCGTCATGGCAAATGGAATGCTCAAGGATTATGATGATAAATTGAAAAAAAGCTCAATAACCGAAGTTTTAAAACACTTAAATAAACCCGAAGAGTTACAGAAAAATTTATCAATTTATCTAAAGTATATAGCAAAAGTTGGTGCTGGTAAAAATTTTGCCGGAGCACAATATGTATCAGATTGGTATTTACGAAATCTTGCTATTTATTCAAATATTGTAAATCAGGTAAATTCTAGCGACACATACGTTATTCTAATATTTGGACAAGGACATATTCCTATATTAAAACACTTGCTGCAAAACAACGACGACTTTGAAATCGTTGAATTAAATAGTGTGCTAAAATAA
- a CDS encoding M23 family metallopeptidase — protein MKHIKSTVYAFAFAFLLTSCAEMLMGDEGKFDEEVYLNYKTKTVLELPFEDDWYIAAGGKSLEENHHFSPNRHQRYALDMVQIINRRGNTGDGTKNEDYYCFGKRLNAPGDGKIIAMENTIEDNVPGVKNTKQTFGNYIIIDHLNGEYSFMLHLKKNSIIVEVGDAVVRGQKVGLAGNSGYSTGPHLHYHLQTTSSLATGTGLPMQFVNYYADDVFTERGEPVTSQTVRKN, from the coding sequence ATGAAACATATCAAATCTACAGTTTACGCTTTTGCATTTGCTTTTTTGCTGACTTCTTGTGCCGAAATGCTTATGGGAGACGAAGGTAAATTCGACGAAGAAGTTTATTTGAATTACAAAACAAAAACAGTTCTGGAGCTGCCTTTTGAAGACGACTGGTACATAGCTGCGGGAGGAAAATCGCTGGAAGAAAATCATCATTTTTCGCCTAACCGCCACCAAAGATATGCACTTGATATGGTTCAGATAATAAACAGAAGAGGCAATACAGGAGACGGAACAAAAAATGAAGATTATTACTGTTTTGGCAAGCGTTTAAATGCTCCGGGAGACGGAAAGATAATAGCAATGGAAAATACTATTGAGGATAATGTTCCGGGAGTTAAAAACACGAAACAAACATTTGGGAATTATATTATAATTGATCATTTAAACGGAGAATATTCTTTTATGCTTCATTTAAAAAAGAACTCGATAATAGTCGAAGTTGGAGATGCTGTAGTTAGAGGTCAAAAAGTAGGTCTGGCGGGAAACAGCGGTTACTCTACAGGGCCGCATCTGCATTATCATTTGCAGACCACTTCGTCTCTTGCTACCGGTACCGGGCTGCCTATGCAATTCGTAAACTATTATGCCGATGATGTTTTTACTGAAAGAGGAGAACCTGTAACATCTCAAACGGTGAGGAAAAATTAA
- a CDS encoding DUF4269 domain-containing protein — MIHFETLDYLKDGNPKQILAYKTLTENKVLENLSEFNPILAGTIPINIDIENSDLDIICYWKNKCDFIEKVTSLFKDNPYFKIEETIVNGKESVIANFKLDAFEIEIFGQNIPTKDQNAYKHMIIEYKILMSKNDDFRLKIIKLKQNGYKTEPAFGELLGLKTDPYTELLDFKI, encoded by the coding sequence ATGATTCACTTCGAAACACTCGATTATTTGAAAGACGGAAACCCGAAACAGATTCTGGCTTACAAAACCCTGACCGAAAATAAGGTTTTGGAAAACCTCTCTGAATTTAATCCTATTCTGGCAGGCACAATCCCGATAAATATTGATATTGAAAACAGCGATCTTGATATTATCTGTTACTGGAAAAACAAATGTGATTTTATCGAAAAAGTGACTTCTCTTTTTAAAGACAATCCCTATTTTAAAATTGAAGAAACAATTGTAAACGGAAAGGAATCTGTAATTGCAAATTTTAAACTAGATGCTTTTGAAATTGAAATCTTTGGGCAGAATATCCCAACGAAAGATCAAAACGCATACAAACACATGATTATAGAATACAAAATTCTGATGTCAAAAAACGACGATTTCCGACTGAAAATTATAAAACTCAAACAAAACGGTTACAAAACCGAGCCTGCTTTTGGCGAATTATTGGGCTTAAAAACAGACCCTTACACAGAATTACTTGATTTTAAAATCTGA
- a CDS encoding exopolyphosphatase, translated as MLRKNKPQILILILLNLFFTLNLFSQKNHYAGIEVGRRAIKISVIQVNNIRKAEYKIEYFATDRTNFAEHIATTGEVPQDDINKIGTIVIDQLKRIRAEYKIPEENIFIVAAPVFASARNIDALKNRISTLTSKTLDVLNVNEEAKVLVKGAIPPVDYSSALLLDIGAQTTKGGYIDEPDDKLEFIPLELDFGTMTLTDAVQKTVLNQSQANDMLVYQEKAFDFTPTIRKKIKEMLDANPLLAKKDKIYLSGGAVWAFSTLYYNENVKEHYIPLTLEDAVNYDAILKNNFGKFTSLAKTNKEAARVLSTYDQKYLISANTILVAFLESFPNLATKKVLFVKEGQVTWLISYIADRSKKVNTNF; from the coding sequence ATGCTTAGAAAAAACAAACCCCAAATTCTAATTCTTATTCTTTTAAATTTATTTTTTACCCTTAATTTATTTTCTCAAAAAAATCACTACGCCGGAATCGAAGTCGGACGCCGTGCCATTAAAATCTCTGTTATTCAGGTAAACAATATCAGAAAAGCAGAATATAAAATTGAATACTTCGCAACCGACAGAACTAATTTTGCCGAGCATATTGCCACAACCGGCGAAGTGCCTCAGGACGACATTAACAAAATTGGCACCATCGTTATTGATCAGTTAAAAAGAATCAGAGCCGAATATAAAATTCCGGAAGAAAATATCTTTATCGTTGCTGCTCCTGTTTTTGCATCTGCCCGCAACATCGACGCTCTAAAAAATAGAATTTCTACCCTAACCAGCAAAACTCTTGATGTGCTTAACGTTAACGAAGAGGCTAAAGTTTTGGTTAAAGGTGCTATTCCTCCAGTTGATTATTCAAGTGCCTTATTGCTTGACATTGGTGCGCAGACTACAAAAGGCGGTTATATCGATGAACCGGACGATAAATTAGAGTTTATTCCGCTGGAACTTGATTTTGGAACTATGACGCTTACAGATGCGGTTCAGAAAACGGTATTGAATCAAAGTCAGGCAAATGACATGCTGGTTTATCAGGAAAAAGCTTTTGATTTTACGCCGACTATCCGTAAAAAAATAAAAGAAATGCTGGATGCGAATCCGCTTTTGGCAAAAAAAGATAAGATTTATTTATCTGGTGGTGCTGTTTGGGCGTTTTCAACCTTGTATTATAACGAAAACGTTAAGGAGCATTATATTCCTTTGACTCTGGAAGATGCTGTTAATTACGATGCTATTTTAAAGAATAACTTTGGGAAGTTTACCAGTCTTGCAAAAACAAACAAAGAAGCAGCGAGAGTTTTAAGTACTTATGATCAAAAATATCTTATCTCGGCCAATACTATTTTAGTGGCTTTCCTTGAAAGTTTCCCTAATCTGGCAACAAAGAAAGTATTGTTTGTAAAAGAAGGTCAGGTAACATGGCTAATCTCATACATTGCAGACCGTTCTAAAAAAGTAAATACAAATTTTTAA
- a CDS encoding DUF4494 domain-containing protein — MSATWYECKVKYRKTDETGGQKVVTEPYLVDAISYTEAEKRINEEMAAYVSEEFKITNIKVANFAEIHPFENTDRWFRSKVSLIAYDEETGKERKSNMYMLIQANDVREAYDNTIHVMKNTMGEYSIPAISESPIMDVFPYFSGEEEETEMLERFNALKASKPVKAEEIIDHMEFETAEE, encoded by the coding sequence ATGAGCGCAACTTGGTACGAATGCAAAGTAAAATATAGAAAGACAGATGAAACCGGAGGTCAAAAGGTTGTAACTGAGCCTTATTTGGTAGATGCTATATCGTATACTGAAGCCGAAAAAAGAATTAATGAAGAAATGGCCGCGTATGTAAGTGAGGAATTTAAGATCACGAATATAAAAGTGGCGAATTTTGCCGAAATACATCCGTTTGAAAACACTGATCGCTGGTTTAGATCTAAAGTTTCTTTGATTGCCTACGATGAAGAAACCGGAAAGGAAAGAAAATCGAACATGTACATGCTTATTCAGGCAAACGATGTGAGAGAAGCTTACGACAATACGATTCATGTAATGAAAAATACAATGGGCGAATATTCGATCCCGGCAATTTCTGAATCGCCAATTATGGACGTTTTCCCATACTTTAGCGGTGAGGAAGAAGAAACCGAAATGCTGGAAAGATTCAACGCGCTTAAGGCATCAAAACCTGTAAAAGCAGAAGAAATCATTGACCACATGGAATTTGAAACCGCAGAGGAATAA
- a CDS encoding helix-turn-helix domain-containing protein: protein MIYTTLLNIAIFQGIILGFIILKSPLFNSTSNKYLAFAILTLSILLLNLVLEIEEAYTPYPFLRFIDDVEWAFLLPVFIFLFTINRIDDAVKSRQKTALVFIPFAYSAVLNITCDLDTVGGVYHIPEWSKGLIDILSQIELILALTFIPFLLFYSYFMIKHLKDKQEKKWIFILLSLVSTLLFSWVITILTGLFFQYDISYIMKILALFGTFLIHWTTYIGIYKYKLAKDKDGIYNFLNKDLAISYIDLPIEETIEAEETREPITADNIYFQNLEILCKEHHIYTDSTLSREKTAEKLGISAGYLSQIVNTITGDNFANYINQYRVEAVKEMILNSEYENYNLLTMGLESGFTSKTTFYNAFKKVTGKTPNEYRISNK from the coding sequence TTGATTTATACAACACTTTTAAATATTGCGATTTTTCAGGGAATAATTTTAGGTTTTATTATCTTAAAATCGCCGTTATTCAACAGTACTTCAAATAAATATCTGGCATTTGCAATTTTAACCCTTTCGATACTTTTACTTAATCTTGTTCTCGAAATCGAAGAAGCCTATACGCCCTACCCTTTTTTACGTTTTATAGACGATGTCGAATGGGCATTTTTATTGCCGGTCTTCATTTTTCTGTTTACAATCAACCGGATCGATGATGCCGTGAAAAGCCGGCAAAAAACAGCTTTGGTTTTTATTCCGTTTGCTTATTCGGCTGTGCTTAATATTACCTGCGATCTCGATACCGTGGGCGGCGTTTACCATATTCCGGAATGGAGCAAAGGACTAATTGATATTCTGAGTCAGATCGAACTCATTTTAGCACTTACCTTTATCCCTTTCCTGCTGTTTTATTCTTATTTTATGATAAAACATTTAAAAGATAAGCAGGAAAAAAAATGGATTTTTATTCTGTTAAGTCTTGTCTCAACATTACTTTTCTCGTGGGTTATCACTATTCTTACCGGTTTGTTTTTTCAATACGACATTTCGTATATAATGAAAATACTTGCCTTGTTTGGCACATTTTTAATTCACTGGACGACATACATTGGCATTTACAAATACAAACTGGCCAAAGACAAAGATGGTATTTACAATTTTCTAAATAAAGATTTAGCGATTTCGTACATCGATCTGCCAATTGAAGAAACTATTGAAGCAGAAGAAACCAGAGAACCCATCACGGCCGATAATATTTATTTTCAGAATCTTGAGATTCTCTGCAAAGAACATCACATTTACACCGACAGTACGTTGAGCAGAGAAAAAACAGCCGAAAAACTAGGTATAAGTGCCGGATATCTTTCGCAGATTGTAAACACAATTACGGGAGACAATTTCGCTAACTATATTAATCAATACAGGGTTGAAGCGGTTAAGGAAATGATTTTAAACTCTGAATACGAAAACTACAATCTCTTAACAATGGGGTTAGAATCTGGCTTTACCTCAAAAACAACTTTTTATAATGCTTTTAAAAAAGTAACGGGAAAAACACCAAACGAATACAGAATCTCGAACAAATAA
- a CDS encoding glycosyltransferase family 39 protein, producing the protein MNKKTIILIGFIILKFVLQYALVSPEYDLQRDEYLHLDQAHHLAWGYLSVPPVTSWFSYIILLLGNSVFWVRFFPALFGGLTILVVWKTIEALKGNLYALVLGAFCVLFSALLRINMLFQPNSIDVLCWTAFYYIVIQYILTQKPKWFYIGAVVFAFGFLNKYNILFLLIGLLPALLVSEQRKILTEKKLYFALVLGVLLILPNLIWQYNNHFPIVHHMKELAETQLVNVDRFDFLKEQLLYFIGSLLVILSSFYALLFYKPFEKFRFFFASLLFTLIVFIYFRAKAYYAIGLYPVYIAFGSVFLADVLNSGWKRYLKPVFIALPLLFFIPMHQLAFPNKSPEYIVKNKLGTHIWEDGKEHNLSQDFADMLGWKELARKTDSIYVKFPKSENTLVLCDNYGQAGAINYYTKKGIKAVSFNADYVNWFNLDIKYTNLIRVKTFEENSNEFNETSPFFEASSVCPGITNPYAREYKTTIFIFKDAKIDIRKRLEQEIAEEKNYDK; encoded by the coding sequence ATGAACAAAAAAACGATTATTTTAATTGGGTTTATCATTTTAAAATTTGTTTTACAATACGCACTCGTAAGTCCTGAATATGATTTGCAGCGCGACGAATATCTGCATCTCGATCAGGCACATCATCTGGCCTGGGGCTATTTGTCTGTTCCGCCTGTAACTTCGTGGTTTTCGTATATTATTCTATTACTCGGCAATTCGGTTTTTTGGGTCAGGTTCTTTCCTGCCCTTTTTGGCGGTTTAACAATTTTGGTGGTATGGAAAACTATCGAAGCTTTAAAAGGAAATTTGTACGCCTTGGTTTTGGGCGCCTTTTGTGTTTTGTTTTCGGCTTTGCTGCGAATCAATATGCTGTTTCAGCCCAACTCGATTGACGTTTTGTGCTGGACGGCATTTTATTATATTGTAATTCAATATATTTTGACCCAAAAACCCAAATGGTTTTATATTGGCGCCGTTGTATTTGCTTTTGGTTTCCTGAACAAATACAATATTCTTTTTCTGTTAATAGGTCTTCTGCCAGCGCTTTTGGTTTCGGAACAAAGAAAAATTCTGACTGAGAAAAAACTCTATTTCGCGCTTGTTCTGGGAGTGCTTTTAATTCTTCCGAATTTAATCTGGCAGTACAACAATCATTTCCCAATTGTACACCACATGAAAGAACTGGCCGAAACGCAATTGGTAAACGTTGACCGATTTGATTTTTTAAAAGAACAACTATTATATTTCATTGGCAGTCTTTTGGTAATTCTTTCATCTTTCTATGCTTTGTTGTTTTACAAACCTTTTGAAAAGTTTAGATTCTTTTTTGCATCGCTGCTTTTTACGCTTATTGTGTTTATATATTTTAGAGCCAAAGCCTATTATGCAATAGGTTTATATCCGGTTTACATTGCTTTTGGATCGGTTTTTTTGGCTGATGTTTTAAATTCAGGATGGAAACGATATTTGAAACCTGTATTTATTGCACTTCCTTTATTGTTTTTTATTCCGATGCACCAGCTTGCATTCCCAAATAAAAGTCCGGAATATATTGTAAAAAACAAATTGGGCACTCATATCTGGGAAGACGGAAAAGAACACAATTTATCGCAGGATTTTGCTGATATGCTGGGATGGAAAGAACTCGCCCGAAAAACAGATTCTATTTATGTAAAATTTCCAAAATCTGAAAATACACTCGTTCTCTGCGACAATTACGGACAAGCCGGAGCGATTAATTATTATACTAAAAAAGGAATAAAAGCCGTTTCCTTCAATGCCGATTATGTAAACTGGTTTAATCTCGACATTAAATACACCAACCTCATCAGGGTTAAAACATTTGAAGAAAACAGTAATGAATTTAACGAAACGAGTCCGTTTTTTGAGGCTTCGTCTGTTTGTCCCGGCATAACAAATCCGTATGCGAGAGAATATAAAACGACTATTTTTATTTTTAAAGATGCCAAAATCGACATCAGAAAAAGACTGGAACAGGAAATCGCAGAAGAAAAAAATTACGATAAATGA
- a CDS encoding XRE family transcriptional regulator, with translation MEQKIHQGRNVKRFREMLGIKQEALAYDLGDDWNQKKISMLEQKDVIEENLLKQISNSLKIPVEAFQNFDEEQAINIISNTFHDTQGLINYNPTFNNNPIEKLIQLHEEKIALYERMLKEKDEMMQKLEKLIDK, from the coding sequence ATGGAACAAAAAATACATCAGGGAAGAAATGTAAAACGTTTTAGAGAAATGCTTGGCATCAAACAAGAGGCATTGGCTTATGATCTTGGGGACGATTGGAATCAGAAGAAAATTTCGATGCTTGAGCAGAAAGATGTAATTGAAGAAAATCTGCTTAAACAAATTTCAAATTCTTTAAAAATTCCTGTTGAAGCTTTTCAGAATTTTGATGAAGAACAGGCCATAAATATTATTTCGAATACTTTTCATGACACTCAAGGTCTAATAAATTACAACCCGACTTTTAACAACAATCCAATTGAAAAATTGATCCAGCTTCACGAAGAAAAAATTGCTTTATATGAGCGTATGTTAAAAGAGAAAGATGAAATGATGCAGAAGCTTGAAAAACTGATCGATAAATAA
- the map gene encoding type I methionyl aminopeptidase: MSITTEAELAGMKKASQAVAFALKEMRKFARPGISTKELDDYGGQILNDLGAKSAPYLTYGFPGWTCISVDNEFCHGIPSDKRILQEGDLINIDVSAELDGFWSDNGGSFVIGEDLNQHQKLVDASKEILHKAIYNIKGGVRIQDIGFLIETEAKKRGYKVIKNLTGHGVGRSLHEEPHEIANYRDRFNITRFKKNSVVAIETFISTSSTYAETLQDGWTMVGNRGGFMAQHEHTIVVTEGKPIILTETNEIWN, from the coding sequence ATGTCGATAACTACAGAAGCAGAATTAGCCGGAATGAAAAAAGCAAGCCAAGCAGTAGCTTTTGCTTTAAAAGAAATGAGAAAATTTGCCAGACCGGGCATTTCAACAAAAGAACTGGATGATTACGGCGGACAAATTTTGAATGATTTAGGAGCAAAATCGGCGCCGTATTTAACGTATGGTTTTCCAGGCTGGACGTGTATTAGCGTTGATAATGAATTTTGCCACGGAATCCCGTCAGACAAAAGAATACTTCAGGAAGGCGATTTGATTAATATTGATGTTTCGGCAGAATTAGACGGATTTTGGTCAGACAATGGCGGTTCGTTTGTTATTGGCGAAGATCTAAATCAGCATCAAAAACTGGTCGACGCATCAAAAGAAATTCTGCATAAAGCGATCTACAACATAAAAGGCGGCGTTCGTATTCAGGATATTGGATTTTTAATCGAAACCGAAGCCAAAAAACGAGGTTACAAAGTAATTAAAAACCTCACGGGGCATGGAGTAGGCAGAAGTCTTCATGAAGAACCGCACGAAATTGCCAATTACAGAGATCGATTTAATATTACAAGATTCAAAAAAAACTCTGTTGTGGCTATCGAAACTTTTATTTCAACCTCTTCTACTTATGCCGAAACCCTGCAGGACGGCTGGACAATGGTAGGAAACAGAGGCGGTTTTATGGCGCAGCACGAACATACAATCGTAGTGACCGAAGGAAAACCAATTATTCTGACAGAAACAAACGAAATTTGGAATTAG
- a CDS encoding PQQ-binding-like beta-propeller repeat protein — protein sequence MKQKLITLLFVFTFISMFGQAPANKTNYSNKALPAGEMVTNKSVRPLKKVKLYDESILIYDYDGALFSYDLETESIAWTVKAADNHSEMCANKITLHDGVVYVPFVNGEIFAVDNLTGDIFWKSRLGNITDQIVLKDQTPVIANGKLYITAQNQNEGSNLYALDLKDGSLAWNYKLDTAANDIPVLFFDNKIFTQSGPNVYSFDANTGKVLSQKTFEEAMTGKPVTDGLNVFIANEKNTLYALSPDKLDIVWEFKLDENQFNVKERIFEKDKILYFGAQGTNTTSIYAVDSKTGSQIWKTDFKEDNIEYIVREVENLWGYTKKGRLFELDLTNGEIAYEVKLTTQPVSNIEFPNDDNLFYYYCDAGLIQFDLKEKDENVYYMRTSLKENIYSAYLKIVR from the coding sequence ATGAAACAAAAACTAATAACGCTTTTATTTGTATTTACTTTTATAAGCATGTTTGGACAGGCTCCGGCCAACAAAACTAATTACTCCAACAAAGCTTTACCTGCAGGCGAAATGGTCACTAACAAGTCGGTGCGACCGCTTAAAAAAGTAAAGTTATACGATGAATCAATCCTGATTTACGATTACGACGGCGCTCTTTTTTCATACGATTTAGAAACCGAATCAATCGCCTGGACTGTAAAAGCAGCAGATAATCATTCTGAAATGTGCGCCAATAAAATAACTCTGCATGACGGAGTTGTGTATGTTCCGTTTGTGAATGGCGAAATTTTCGCAGTCGACAATCTTACGGGTGACATTTTCTGGAAATCAAGACTCGGAAATATTACAGATCAGATTGTTTTAAAAGATCAGACTCCGGTTATCGCTAACGGAAAATTGTACATAACCGCTCAAAACCAAAACGAAGGAAGCAATTTGTATGCGCTTGATTTAAAAGACGGAAGTCTGGCATGGAACTACAAACTCGATACTGCAGCCAACGATATTCCGGTGCTTTTTTTCGACAACAAAATTTTTACTCAAAGCGGACCAAATGTTTACAGTTTTGATGCCAATACAGGAAAAGTACTAAGCCAGAAAACTTTTGAAGAAGCCATGACAGGAAAACCTGTAACAGATGGTTTAAATGTTTTTATAGCAAATGAAAAAAATACGCTGTATGCTCTAAGCCCTGATAAACTGGATATTGTATGGGAATTTAAATTAGACGAAAATCAATTCAACGTAAAGGAACGCATTTTCGAAAAAGATAAAATTCTTTATTTTGGAGCGCAGGGCACAAATACAACTTCAATATATGCTGTTGATTCGAAAACAGGATCTCAGATTTGGAAAACCGATTTTAAAGAAGATAACATTGAATACATTGTAAGAGAGGTTGAAAATTTATGGGGATACACCAAAAAAGGAAGACTTTTTGAACTCGATTTGACAAATGGCGAAATCGCATACGAAGTTAAACTAACAACGCAGCCGGTTTCAAACATTGAATTCCCGAACGATGATAACTTGTTTTATTATTATTGCGATGCCGGCTTAATTCAGTTTGATTTAAAAGAAAAAGACGAAAACGTGTATTATATGCGAACTTCTCTTAAGGAAAACATTTACAGCGCTTATCTCAAAATAGTTCGATAA
- the era gene encoding GTPase Era, whose amino-acid sequence MSHKAGFVNIIGNPNVGKSTLMNAFVGERLSIITSKAQTTRHRILGIVNGDDFQIVLSDTPGIIKPAYEMQESMMNFVKSAFEDADILVYMVEIGEKDLKDEDFFKKIFYAKIPVLLLLNKIDNSNQEQLEEQVAFWKEKLPNAEIFPISALQNFNVPEVFGRIIELLPESPPYYPKDQLTDKPERFFVNETIREKILLNYSKEIPYAVEIVTEEFHETDNIIRIRSVIMVERDTQKGIIIGHKGAALKKVGTDARADLEKFFGKQIHLELYVKVNKNWRSNANMLKRFGYNQ is encoded by the coding sequence ATGTCACATAAAGCAGGTTTCGTAAATATCATCGGAAATCCAAACGTTGGAAAATCAACATTAATGAACGCCTTTGTTGGAGAAAGATTATCGATTATTACATCAAAAGCGCAAACAACCCGTCATAGAATCCTCGGAATCGTAAATGGCGATGATTTCCAAATCGTATTATCTGATACTCCCGGAATTATAAAACCGGCTTACGAAATGCAGGAGTCGATGATGAACTTTGTAAAATCGGCTTTTGAAGATGCTGATATTTTAGTTTATATGGTCGAGATAGGAGAGAAAGATTTAAAAGACGAGGATTTCTTTAAAAAGATTTTTTATGCAAAAATTCCCGTTTTACTGCTTTTAAACAAGATTGACAATTCAAATCAGGAACAATTAGAGGAGCAGGTGGCTTTTTGGAAAGAAAAACTGCCAAATGCTGAAATTTTCCCAATCTCGGCGCTTCAAAACTTTAATGTACCGGAAGTTTTTGGAAGAATTATCGAATTACTGCCGGAATCACCTCCTTATTATCCAAAAGACCAATTAACCGATAAACCGGAACGCTTTTTTGTAAACGAAACCATTCGTGAAAAAATCCTTTTGAATTATAGTAAAGAAATTCCGTATGCGGTTGAAATTGTGACTGAGGAATTTCACGAAACCGATAATATTATCAGAATTCGTTCTGTAATTATGGTTGAGCGTGATACACAAAAAGGAATTATCATTGGACACAAAGGAGCTGCTTTGAAAAAAGTAGGAACTGATGCCCGTGCCGATTTAGAAAAATTCTTCGGAAAACAAATTCACCTTGAACTTTATGTAAAAGTGAACAAAAACTGGAGAAGCAACGCCAATATGCTGAAACGATTTGGATATAATCAATAA